The following coding sequences are from one Leptospira mayottensis 200901116 window:
- the dnaJ gene encoding molecular chaperone DnaJ — MSERSYYDILGISKSANDEEIKSAYRKLAIKYHPDKNKGNKESEEKFKEATEAYEVLRDPKKRQAYDQFGKAGVGAGAGGFGQGAYTDFSDIFGDFGDIFGDFFGGGRGGGFGGGRRSGSQRGSDLRYNLEVSLEDAALGREYKIEIPRLESCGDCNGSGAAKGSSPTTCPDCGGSGQIRRTQGFFSVATPCPTCRGKGTTISNPCKACGGQGLQEKRRTINIKIPPGVETGSRLKVSGEGEAGPNGGSHGDLYVVTHIKRHELFERQGNDLILIRKITLAQAILGAEIEVPTIDGKKAKMKIPEGTESGQVFRLKGHGMPYLGAYGKGDQHVVVKIEIPKKITRRQRELIEEFARESGETIPGSKGKIFTK, encoded by the coding sequence ATGAGTGAAAGAAGTTACTATGATATTCTTGGGATTTCCAAGAGTGCTAACGACGAGGAAATCAAATCCGCTTATCGTAAGTTGGCGATCAAATATCATCCCGATAAGAACAAGGGTAATAAGGAATCCGAAGAAAAATTTAAAGAAGCCACTGAAGCCTACGAGGTCTTACGGGATCCCAAAAAACGTCAGGCTTACGATCAGTTCGGAAAGGCCGGTGTCGGAGCCGGAGCGGGCGGATTCGGTCAAGGCGCGTACACTGATTTCTCTGATATTTTCGGAGATTTTGGGGATATCTTTGGTGATTTTTTCGGCGGCGGCAGAGGAGGAGGTTTCGGCGGTGGAAGAAGATCCGGCTCGCAAAGAGGCTCCGATCTACGCTATAATTTAGAAGTTTCCTTAGAGGACGCCGCGCTCGGCAGGGAATATAAAATCGAAATTCCCCGATTGGAATCTTGCGGAGACTGCAACGGTTCGGGGGCGGCGAAAGGAAGTTCACCAACTACTTGCCCGGATTGTGGCGGTTCTGGCCAGATAAGAAGAACGCAGGGATTTTTTTCCGTGGCAACGCCTTGTCCTACTTGTAGAGGAAAAGGAACGACGATTTCTAATCCTTGTAAAGCTTGTGGTGGCCAAGGTCTTCAAGAAAAACGCAGAACGATCAATATCAAAATTCCTCCGGGAGTCGAAACCGGTTCCAGACTCAAAGTGTCAGGAGAAGGTGAGGCCGGGCCAAACGGTGGATCTCACGGAGATTTATATGTGGTCACGCATATAAAGAGACATGAACTTTTCGAGCGCCAAGGAAACGATCTGATTCTCATTCGGAAAATTACTTTAGCTCAAGCGATTCTCGGAGCGGAAATCGAAGTGCCGACAATCGACGGTAAAAAGGCTAAGATGAAAATTCCGGAAGGAACGGAATCCGGTCAAGTGTTCCGGTTGAAAGGTCACGGAATGCCTTATCTCGGTGCTTATGGAAAAGGAGATCAGCACGTAGTCGTGAAGATCGAAATTCCGAAAAAGATCACGAGAAGACAAAGAGAATTGATAGAAGAGTTCGCAAGAGAATCCGGAGAAACCATTCCCGGATCCAAAGGAAAAATCTTTACAAAGTAA
- a CDS encoding Gfo/Idh/MocA family protein: MMERVKLGVIGTGHMGQYHVNVAKTLNDAILVGIYDADIERGKQIAEKHKTSAFATIDDLISKVDAVVVAVPTFLHHEIAKKALQANKHVLVEKPIAETTEQAKELVKIAADKNLILLVGHVERFNGAVLELGKIVKDPLLIESRRLAPFNPRIKDVGVVLDMMIHDIDIVLNLVNSPVRKLSASGTKVLSAHEDVANVVLEFENGCLASITASRTTQAKIRTLNITQKDVYIMLDFTDQEIELHRQATSDILLLSEEIKYRQESIVEKIFVHKDNPLKQEHEHFIRCIRKETDPIVNRNSDVSTLEIAYQILSEIHGTSKR; this comes from the coding sequence ATGATGGAAAGAGTAAAACTCGGCGTGATCGGAACCGGCCACATGGGCCAGTATCATGTAAACGTGGCAAAAACTCTAAATGATGCAATCCTCGTGGGAATCTATGATGCGGATATTGAAAGAGGAAAACAAATCGCGGAAAAGCACAAAACATCTGCATTTGCGACGATCGACGATTTGATCTCAAAAGTGGATGCGGTAGTTGTCGCTGTCCCTACTTTTTTACATCACGAAATTGCAAAGAAGGCTTTGCAAGCCAACAAACATGTATTAGTCGAAAAGCCGATTGCAGAAACAACCGAACAGGCTAAAGAACTCGTAAAAATTGCCGCAGATAAGAATTTAATTCTTCTTGTGGGTCATGTGGAGAGATTCAACGGTGCAGTATTAGAATTAGGTAAAATTGTAAAAGATCCTTTACTTATTGAGTCGAGGAGGCTTGCCCCTTTTAATCCGAGAATCAAAGACGTAGGTGTCGTTCTTGATATGATGATTCACGATATTGACATCGTGTTAAATCTAGTCAATTCCCCCGTTAGAAAGCTTTCCGCTTCGGGAACAAAGGTATTGTCCGCTCACGAGGATGTCGCAAACGTTGTACTTGAATTTGAAAACGGGTGTCTCGCAAGTATTACCGCGTCCAGAACGACTCAAGCGAAAATTAGAACCTTGAATATCACTCAGAAAGACGTGTACATTATGCTCGATTTTACGGATCAGGAAATCGAACTGCATAGACAAGCTACTTCCGATATTCTTCTTTTATCCGAAGAGATCAAGTATCGCCAAGAATCGATTGTGGAAAAGATTTTCGTTCATAAGGATAATCCACTCAAACAAGAGCACGAACATTTTATCCGTTGTATCAGAAAAGAAACAGATCCGATTGTAAATAGAAATTCCGACGTTTCCACTTTGGAAATCGCTTATCAAATTCTTTCTGAAATCCATGGAACTTCTAAAAGGTAA
- a CDS encoding YqgE/AlgH family protein has translation MEETYNGKILISNSSIVMDYFNQTVILMVEHDNQGAFGLVLNKKQKASIGDVIQGIPDHVSRTLPIYSGGPVDPTFISVLHEDNKIAQPGIEVIPGLYLARSYDTLLELLKSTSKFHVYQGYSGWSAGQLETEMDRKSWVTHEATKDFVLNQDPETTWQEALKSKGGIYKYFVEHTKDPMLN, from the coding sequence ATGGAAGAAACTTATAACGGAAAAATTCTAATCTCCAATTCTTCGATCGTTATGGACTATTTCAACCAAACGGTTATCTTGATGGTAGAGCATGACAATCAAGGTGCTTTCGGGTTGGTACTGAATAAAAAGCAGAAGGCGTCCATAGGAGACGTAATCCAAGGAATTCCGGATCATGTTAGTCGTACTCTTCCGATTTATTCTGGCGGTCCTGTGGATCCTACGTTTATATCAGTGTTACACGAGGACAATAAAATTGCTCAGCCTGGAATTGAAGTGATTCCTGGTTTGTATCTTGCGAGAAGTTACGATACTCTCCTGGAATTATTGAAATCCACTTCTAAGTTTCACGTATACCAAGGGTATTCTGGTTGGAGTGCTGGGCAGTTGGAAACTGAGATGGATCGTAAGTCTTGGGTAACTCATGAAGCCACAAAAGATTTTGTCTTAAATCAAGATCCTGAAACAACATGGCAGGAAGCTCTCAAAAGCAAGGGCGGGATTTATAAGTATTTTGTCGAACACACAAAAGATCCTATGTTGAACTGA
- a CDS encoding adenylate/guanylate cyclase domain-containing protein, producing MIRFSFFQRQVLLFFGLFFVLDQCALELERPQVSVVSGVIDLSSWDFKKYGPVALQGDWIFRWKEFIEDPEVNSEKNRLMPVPKAWTRIQEPHGENYPGTGIATYFLKVILPKNLSSTNLAILAETSETAYEVWVDGIKIGAQGVPGKTLDTSTPEWNVKILPFQVQKKEFQIRIPLSNFYHARGGLTARLVLGNEDQIIRLREKRMTVDVFLLGFLIAMALYHFTLYFLRKKDVALLYFGILCFVFCFREISTEQNLIQVIFPGVSYLVHMRIVYLSFYLIPPVTSAFLRALFPEELKKEIHYIVVFIATVFSLIVVSQDPVLFTGTIEYYYVFTFLCFAVGFYVLALALIRKKTGAVAILIGIFAVFLAYSQDIFYNKRIIPTFILAPFGLVALIFSEAYLLAKRYSLAFNAMEDVSESLKKVNSSYRLFVPKELLRILNKHDILDIKLGDIAEEEMSLLYNEVRTFSDSSEKMTGKENFKFINSFLGKVGPVIRERDGFIDKYFGEAFLALFPPEPERALESAVEIQRILREFNRERIANGKDPIRSGSGIHTGPILLGTIGEAERMESTVISSSVNVASKIGQLSRMYESSLLITDSTLFRLTNASEYFYRVVDRIQIRDQRSVYTVLEVFNGLPENLIDSYMNTREEFERGILLFREKHFEEACVIFNRILEKNRADQAARVYLEKSVHNCRFGVPENWQGVTLLGD from the coding sequence ATGATACGATTTAGTTTTTTCCAAAGACAAGTTTTACTTTTTTTCGGACTCTTTTTTGTTTTAGATCAATGTGCGTTAGAATTGGAACGTCCTCAAGTCTCTGTCGTTTCGGGAGTTATCGATCTTTCTTCCTGGGATTTTAAAAAATACGGTCCAGTCGCGTTGCAAGGCGATTGGATTTTTCGTTGGAAAGAATTTATTGAAGATCCGGAAGTAAACTCGGAAAAAAATAGACTCATGCCCGTTCCCAAAGCTTGGACTCGAATCCAAGAGCCGCATGGAGAAAATTATCCCGGAACCGGAATTGCAACATACTTTTTGAAAGTAATTCTCCCTAAAAATTTAAGTTCAACAAATCTTGCGATTTTAGCGGAAACCTCCGAAACCGCATACGAGGTTTGGGTTGATGGGATTAAAATCGGAGCTCAAGGTGTTCCCGGAAAAACCTTGGACACATCTACGCCCGAATGGAACGTAAAAATTTTACCTTTTCAAGTTCAAAAAAAGGAATTTCAAATTCGAATTCCCCTCTCCAATTTTTATCACGCCAGAGGCGGATTGACCGCGCGTTTGGTACTTGGAAATGAGGATCAGATCATTCGACTCAGAGAAAAAAGGATGACTGTAGACGTTTTTCTTCTTGGGTTTTTAATAGCAATGGCGTTGTATCATTTCACTCTTTATTTTTTAAGAAAGAAAGATGTGGCTCTTTTGTATTTCGGGATTCTTTGTTTTGTGTTTTGTTTCAGAGAAATCAGTACCGAACAAAATCTCATTCAAGTGATTTTTCCTGGTGTTTCGTATCTTGTTCATATGAGAATCGTTTACCTCAGTTTCTATCTGATTCCTCCGGTTACATCGGCGTTTTTGAGAGCTTTATTTCCGGAGGAGTTAAAAAAAGAGATTCATTATATTGTCGTTTTTATCGCTACGGTTTTTTCCCTGATCGTTGTTTCTCAGGATCCTGTTCTATTTACGGGGACCATCGAATACTATTACGTGTTTACGTTTTTATGTTTTGCGGTCGGATTTTACGTGTTGGCACTTGCATTGATTCGGAAAAAAACTGGTGCGGTCGCGATCCTGATTGGAATTTTCGCAGTCTTTCTTGCATACAGTCAGGATATTTTTTATAATAAAAGAATTATACCTACATTTATTCTCGCTCCGTTCGGATTGGTCGCTCTTATCTTTTCTGAAGCTTACCTTCTGGCTAAAAGGTATTCTCTGGCTTTCAATGCTATGGAGGACGTGTCTGAAAGTTTAAAAAAGGTGAATTCTTCTTACAGACTTTTCGTTCCGAAGGAGTTGTTAAGAATATTAAATAAGCATGATATTCTAGACATTAAGCTCGGGGATATTGCGGAAGAAGAAATGAGTCTTCTCTATAACGAAGTTCGAACTTTTTCCGATTCTTCTGAAAAGATGACGGGAAAGGAAAATTTCAAATTTATTAATTCTTTTTTAGGTAAAGTCGGTCCGGTGATCCGTGAAAGAGATGGATTTATCGATAAATATTTCGGAGAAGCCTTTTTAGCGTTATTCCCTCCAGAACCCGAAAGGGCTTTGGAAAGTGCGGTCGAAATTCAACGAATTTTGAGGGAATTTAATCGAGAAAGGATTGCCAACGGAAAAGATCCGATTCGTTCCGGAAGTGGGATCCATACCGGACCAATTTTACTGGGAACCATCGGGGAAGCGGAAAGAATGGAAAGCACCGTCATTTCATCTTCAGTGAACGTTGCTTCAAAAATAGGGCAACTTTCAAGAATGTACGAATCTTCCCTGTTGATTACTGATTCTACTCTATTTCGCTTAACAAATGCGTCTGAGTATTTCTATCGGGTTGTGGACCGGATTCAGATTCGAGATCAAAGAAGTGTTTATACGGTTTTGGAAGTGTTTAATGGACTTCCAGAAAATTTAATTGATTCTTACATGAATACAAGGGAGGAATTCGAGCGCGGGATCCTTTTGTTTAGAGAGAAACATTTCGAAGAAGCATGTGTCATTTTTAATCGAATCCTGGAAAAAAACCGGGCTGATCAAGCGGCAAGAGTGTATTTGGAAAAGTCCGTGCACAATTGTAGGTTTGGGGTTCCTGAAAACTGGCAGGGGGTCACTCTATTAGGAGATTGA
- a CDS encoding IS110 family transposase — MKRKVYVGMDVHKETIRIACLTSNTKEIVKEQQIKHNEVQIKKFVNKLKSEWNEIHSCYEAGVTGYPLYRYLKSLGVNCILVAPGKIPRQSSDKIKTDKRDAIKLAKLLRSGELESIHVPSEEDEAVRDYLRSRDSLRLDLGRNRQRLMKFLLRKGITYSKTKYWTVSHNKWLNNLQFNNEILQETFNDYYSRVRVQEENLKAMDKRIQEIAESEPYREKVGILRCFRGVDYLTAMFLLCEVCDFKRFKTAGSFMSFLGLVPGEYSSGSKRKQTGITKTGSPRLRRILTEAAWQHRFPGTGSKIVTARRSGQPALVVALAEKASLRLHKKFRNLQQRGKTPQVMITAVSRELSGFLWAAMNLVA, encoded by the coding sequence ATGAAAAGAAAAGTATATGTAGGAATGGATGTCCACAAAGAAACGATTAGAATTGCGTGTTTAACGAGCAATACAAAGGAAATAGTAAAAGAACAGCAGATAAAACATAATGAGGTTCAGATCAAAAAGTTCGTCAATAAACTAAAATCAGAATGGAACGAGATACATAGTTGTTACGAGGCGGGAGTAACCGGTTATCCACTTTACAGATATCTCAAGTCTTTGGGAGTGAATTGTATCCTTGTAGCGCCAGGAAAGATACCAAGACAAAGTTCGGATAAGATCAAAACGGATAAAAGAGATGCAATCAAATTAGCAAAATTATTACGAAGTGGAGAATTAGAATCGATTCATGTACCGAGTGAAGAGGACGAAGCGGTAAGAGATTATTTGAGATCCCGTGACAGCCTTCGTTTGGATTTAGGAAGGAATCGTCAAAGGTTAATGAAATTCTTATTAAGAAAGGGTATAACCTACTCAAAAACAAAGTATTGGACGGTGAGTCATAACAAATGGTTGAACAATCTACAGTTTAACAATGAGATCCTTCAAGAGACGTTTAACGACTATTATAGTCGGGTAAGAGTTCAAGAAGAGAATTTAAAAGCGATGGATAAGAGAATACAAGAGATAGCGGAAAGTGAACCGTATCGAGAGAAAGTAGGAATATTAAGATGTTTCCGAGGAGTGGATTATCTAACCGCAATGTTTTTACTTTGTGAGGTTTGTGACTTCAAACGATTCAAAACAGCCGGTTCGTTCATGAGTTTTCTTGGACTTGTTCCGGGAGAATATTCCAGCGGTTCCAAAAGAAAACAAACAGGGATAACAAAAACTGGAAGTCCCAGACTTCGAAGAATATTGACAGAAGCAGCTTGGCAACATCGTTTCCCTGGAACAGGAAGTAAGATTGTAACCGCACGTAGATCGGGACAACCTGCGTTAGTTGTTGCTTTGGCGGAAAAAGCATCTCTCAGATTACACAAAAAGTTTCGTAATCTACAGCAAAGAGGAAAAACTCCTCAGGTAATGATAACGGCAGTTTCAAGAGAGTTATCCGGATTTCTTTGGGCGGCGATGAATCTGGTTGCATAG
- a CDS encoding prohibitin family protein, which produces MNKKRFWFVLFLLPTLYCGSTVRAGEIGLFWKPFGFSDVGLHKEPVLNGFYWLLPWNDIYTYSTQWNAYKEKVDVLTNDDLKIDVQAIIIMRPIREEVYKLHIEVGPEYYRSIVQPEFRASIRNVVSHHQMIQISKNSAVLAKDIKTAVIERTKGKHIEVFDVILDDIEYSSNMLHAIETKLTKQQELEQQKYELEIAEKNIEIAKKRARADAEAQLIRAEAQAKSQVIINDKLTTRYLQYKSFESPNSKLIFVPQGRDNLPIVVNPKE; this is translated from the coding sequence ATGAATAAAAAAAGATTTTGGTTCGTTTTGTTTTTGTTACCGACTTTGTATTGCGGTTCTACGGTAAGGGCCGGAGAAATCGGACTTTTTTGGAAACCTTTCGGATTTTCGGATGTCGGATTGCATAAAGAGCCCGTGTTAAATGGGTTCTATTGGTTGCTTCCTTGGAACGATATCTATACTTATTCTACACAATGGAACGCTTATAAGGAAAAAGTCGACGTTCTTACCAACGATGATTTGAAGATAGACGTACAGGCGATTATCATCATGAGACCGATTCGGGAGGAAGTATATAAACTTCATATAGAGGTCGGTCCAGAATATTACAGAAGTATTGTGCAACCGGAGTTTAGGGCTTCGATCCGAAATGTGGTTTCTCATCATCAGATGATTCAGATTTCTAAAAACAGTGCTGTTCTAGCGAAAGATATAAAAACCGCAGTGATCGAAAGAACAAAAGGAAAACATATCGAAGTATTCGACGTGATCTTAGACGATATAGAATATTCTTCCAATATGCTACATGCAATCGAAACTAAGTTGACCAAACAGCAGGAACTTGAGCAGCAAAAATACGAACTGGAAATCGCCGAAAAGAATATTGAGATCGCTAAAAAAAGGGCGCGGGCCGATGCAGAAGCGCAGTTGATTCGGGCTGAAGCGCAAGCGAAGTCGCAAGTGATTATCAACGACAAGTTGACCACGAGGTATCTTCAGTACAAATCATTTGAAAGTCCGAATTCCAAGCTGATCTTTGTGCCGCAGGGTAGGGATAATCTTCCGATCGTCGTGAATCCGAAAGAATAA
- a CDS encoding FxLYD domain-containing protein: MSVQFRIVVFFGKELLQNSTRIIIEVAPYIFFFFFSIPVLIWSRSNGESTIDGKYKYYNVGLQDQFTYLEINGQIENLSGKDHAEAFFTMNFYDKDDILLETCQFAIQGFPSGHKRDFYASVKYVDPKRIKRFTIEFEGEN, encoded by the coding sequence ATGAGTGTTCAATTTCGTATCGTCGTTTTTTTCGGCAAAGAGCTTCTTCAAAATTCAACAAGAATTATAATCGAAGTCGCGCCTTATATATTCTTTTTCTTTTTTTCGATTCCCGTTTTGATTTGGAGCAGATCCAACGGAGAATCGACCATTGACGGAAAATACAAATATTACAATGTAGGATTGCAGGATCAGTTCACCTATCTTGAAATCAATGGACAGATCGAAAATCTTTCCGGAAAAGATCATGCTGAAGCTTTTTTTACGATGAACTTTTACGATAAAGATGATATTCTGTTGGAAACTTGTCAGTTTGCGATACAAGGTTTTCCATCGGGACACAAGAGAGATTTTTATGCCAGCGTGAAATACGTGGATCCAAAACGGATCAAACGTTTTACGATTGAGTTCGAAGGAGAAAATTAA
- a CDS encoding alpha/beta hydrolase codes for MQSSYNRPLEMVGSIEAVHLPGNPEAYTVVLFHGYGANAYDLSPLSAYLDLPDGTNWLFPNGILEVPVMPGYNGRAWFPIDMEALQKAMMTGGYRDFSDRYPAGLESAREKAMEMIRSLGIPMNKIILGGFSQGAMLATDMTLHSEVAPAGLMILSGTLISETDWKRLAEQKKEYKFFQSHGRIDPVLGYPAAKKLEQLLIGAGWKGEMIAFQGGHEIPEIVLRGMNLYLRNITG; via the coding sequence ATGCAATCTTCTTACAATCGTCCCTTAGAAATGGTCGGCTCGATCGAAGCCGTCCATTTACCCGGAAATCCCGAAGCATACACGGTAGTTCTTTTTCACGGTTACGGGGCAAACGCATACGATCTTTCACCTCTCAGCGCGTATTTGGATCTTCCGGATGGAACAAATTGGTTGTTTCCAAATGGAATTTTGGAGGTTCCCGTAATGCCCGGTTATAACGGGAGGGCTTGGTTTCCGATTGATATGGAAGCTTTGCAGAAAGCGATGATGACCGGAGGTTATCGTGATTTTTCCGATCGTTATCCGGCGGGATTAGAAAGTGCTCGAGAGAAAGCGATGGAGATGATCCGTAGTCTCGGAATTCCTATGAATAAGATCATCTTAGGAGGTTTTAGTCAAGGTGCGATGCTTGCGACCGATATGACTCTTCATTCCGAAGTCGCTCCTGCGGGACTTATGATTTTATCGGGAACTCTCATCAGTGAAACGGATTGGAAAAGGCTCGCCGAACAAAAGAAGGAATACAAATTCTTTCAGAGTCATGGAAGAATAGATCCCGTTCTCGGATATCCCGCCGCAAAAAAATTGGAGCAACTATTGATCGGAGCCGGATGGAAAGGGGAGATGATCGCTTTTCAGGGTGGACACGAAATTCCGGAAATCGTACTTAGAGGAATGAACCTGTATCTCAGGAACATTACCGGATGA
- a CDS encoding beta-ketoacyl-ACP reductase, with protein sequence MSKQFEGKVALVTGAASPRGLGRAIANTIAKEGGDIVVVDLNKEHIEQAAADITKEFGVKTLGLSCNVTKPDDCDSVISGVKEKFGKLDFLVNNAGVLKDNLFMRMSEQEFDFVLDVNLKGVFLMTKYASKLLLKAESGRIVNISSVSGLTGQPGQANYSSSKAGVIALTKVAAREFAGRNVLVNAVCPGYVQTDMTASLPEEVQKKLTDPMFIPLRRPGTQQEIANAVKFFLSDQSNYITGTYLRVDGGAAIGM encoded by the coding sequence ATGTCTAAACAATTCGAAGGAAAAGTAGCACTCGTCACCGGAGCTGCGTCTCCACGCGGTCTCGGAAGAGCGATCGCAAATACAATCGCAAAAGAAGGAGGTGACATAGTAGTAGTCGACTTAAACAAAGAACATATCGAACAAGCCGCCGCCGACATCACCAAAGAATTCGGAGTAAAAACATTAGGACTTTCCTGCAACGTAACCAAACCAGACGATTGCGACTCAGTCATTTCGGGTGTTAAGGAGAAATTCGGCAAACTTGATTTCCTCGTAAACAATGCGGGAGTTCTCAAGGATAACCTTTTTATGAGAATGTCCGAACAGGAATTTGATTTCGTTTTAGACGTAAACTTGAAAGGAGTTTTTTTAATGACTAAATACGCTTCCAAACTCCTTCTCAAAGCGGAGTCCGGAAGAATCGTTAACATCTCTTCCGTTTCCGGACTTACCGGACAACCGGGACAGGCAAATTATTCCTCTTCCAAAGCGGGAGTGATCGCTCTTACAAAAGTTGCCGCGAGAGAATTTGCAGGAAGAAATGTTCTCGTAAACGCGGTTTGCCCCGGTTACGTTCAAACCGATATGACAGCTTCTTTGCCCGAAGAAGTTCAAAAGAAGTTGACCGATCCTATGTTCATTCCTCTGAGAAGACCGGGCACTCAACAAGAGATCGCAAACGCCGTGAAATTTTTCTTGAGCGATCAATCCAATTATATTACAGGCACATATTTAAGAGTGGACGGAGGCGCCGCGATCGGAATGTAA
- a CDS encoding class I SAM-dependent methyltransferase has protein sequence MIFSGNFENQRRFFDLFSKSYGFMEILTFGFANRARKRFLKILDPTNDGIVCDLMCGNGNNIGILRKNFRCKRIIGVDVSSGMIQVARDRFGEERVFYVIENALASSIPSNYCDFVSCSFGLKTLRPEQRILLINEVHRILKPSGTFVFMELSKPVGFVSVFWKFYFLFFLPWMARLFSYPFVRKKYLTDLISDFGSIFSEEEFYRKVFSKLRFFRWYGGIVTGVLGEKTEMP, from the coding sequence ATGATATTCTCCGGAAACTTCGAGAATCAGAGAAGATTTTTCGACTTATTTTCAAAAAGTTACGGCTTTATGGAAATTCTCACGTTCGGATTCGCAAATCGTGCGAGAAAACGTTTCCTGAAAATTTTGGATCCCACAAACGACGGAATCGTTTGCGATTTGATGTGCGGAAACGGAAACAATATCGGAATTCTAAGAAAGAATTTTCGTTGTAAAAGGATCATAGGCGTCGACGTTTCGAGCGGAATGATTCAAGTCGCGCGCGATCGTTTCGGGGAAGAACGTGTCTTTTACGTTATCGAAAACGCACTTGCTTCTTCGATTCCGTCCAATTATTGCGATTTTGTGAGTTGTAGTTTCGGGCTCAAAACGCTAAGACCCGAACAAAGAATTCTTCTGATAAACGAAGTCCATCGGATTTTAAAACCGTCCGGTACTTTCGTTTTTATGGAGTTATCCAAACCGGTCGGATTTGTTTCCGTCTTTTGGAAATTTTATTTTCTGTTTTTTCTGCCTTGGATGGCTAGATTGTTTTCTTATCCGTTTGTACGGAAAAAATATTTAACGGATTTGATTTCCGACTTCGGAAGTATTTTTTCCGAGGAAGAATTTTATCGTAAGGTTTTTTCGAAGTTAAGATTTTTTCGTTGGTATGGAGGAATTGTGACCGGAGTTTTGGGAGAAAAAACGGAGATGCCGTGA
- the lpxD gene encoding UDP-3-O-(3-hydroxymyristoyl)glucosamine N-acyltransferase translates to MKAKDLAKTLGVALKGNGEMDVNGIGDIENHSNVLPDRIYYFEAKKYLSSNPKAKQVQLALTIPSLASEFTSALIVPEHEARLKFIELLSLFEKKPKLPTPFISNKASIHESVQLGKNVTIMDFVVIQENVKIGDNCQIYPNVIVESGAKIGENTILKSGVVIGYNCILGKHNLIHSNTVIGADGFGFYDKGGVRYKIPQIGNSVLGDYVEMGACCTVDRATIETTTVGNHTKFDDHVHIAHNCRVGNYVYIAGGTVLAGSVTLEDGVIMGGQAAVAEGIKMKKGSILMGMSGLTEDSTEKVAYFGIPAKPALEMHRIHSSMSKLPELVREHRNRSKTKR, encoded by the coding sequence ATGAAAGCCAAAGATTTAGCGAAAACGCTCGGAGTAGCACTTAAGGGCAACGGAGAAATGGATGTCAACGGAATCGGAGACATTGAAAACCATTCGAACGTTTTACCGGATCGAATTTACTACTTTGAAGCAAAAAAATATCTTAGTTCTAATCCGAAAGCGAAGCAGGTTCAATTGGCACTTACCATTCCTTCGTTGGCAAGTGAGTTTACCTCAGCATTGATCGTGCCGGAACATGAGGCAAGACTCAAATTTATCGAGTTGCTTTCTCTCTTTGAAAAGAAACCGAAACTCCCTACTCCTTTTATCTCAAACAAAGCGAGCATTCATGAAAGCGTTCAATTAGGAAAAAATGTTACGATCATGGACTTTGTCGTAATCCAAGAAAACGTAAAGATTGGAGACAATTGCCAAATTTATCCGAACGTCATCGTGGAAAGTGGAGCTAAGATCGGAGAAAACACAATATTGAAATCGGGAGTTGTGATCGGTTACAATTGTATTCTTGGAAAACACAATCTCATTCACTCAAATACCGTAATTGGAGCGGACGGTTTCGGTTTTTATGATAAGGGAGGAGTGCGTTACAAAATTCCTCAGATCGGAAATTCCGTGCTCGGAGACTACGTGGAAATGGGTGCTTGTTGTACTGTCGATCGTGCGACGATTGAAACCACAACCGTCGGAAATCATACGAAATTCGACGATCATGTTCATATCGCTCATAATTGTAGAGTCGGAAACTATGTTTATATTGCTGGTGGAACGGTTCTTGCCGGTTCCGTTACTTTGGAAGATGGTGTGATCATGGGCGGTCAAGCTGCGGTTGCGGAAGGTATTAAGATGAAGAAAGGATCGATTCTTATGGGAATGTCCGGTCTTACTGAAGACAGTACGGAGAAGGTCGCTTACTTTGGAATTCCCGCAAAGCCCGCATTGGAGATGCATAGGATTCATTCCTCCATGTCTAAACTTCCCGAACTTGTGAGAGAGCATAGAAATCGATCTAAGACTAAGCGTTAA